Proteins from a single region of Gossypium arboreum isolate Shixiya-1 chromosome 1, ASM2569848v2, whole genome shotgun sequence:
- the LOC108478775 gene encoding cold-regulated protein 27-like isoform X1, whose product MEGFIRTESWTSSEANGLESPRFALHQQVPCSASLMTESTSTEWTDEKHSLYLKSMEASFVNQLYDSWNFLGWSSKLSRQTHGTSSDQYKVLRGDRWKKINFEGPGFRLNKRDRSSCFMASPWVQHLRSGSKSRVLASCSHLQDNASSKEVSDQNFVDEEQGEKSSRECSSKKLKTVAVETPCNDEVIL is encoded by the exons TTCAGAGGCCAATGGCCTTGAGTCACCCCGCTTTGCTCTACACCAACAAGTTCCGTGCTCG GCGTCTTTGATGACTGAATCTACATCTACGGAATGGACAGATGAGAAGCACAGTTTATACCTTAAATCCATGGAAGCTTCGTTTGTTAACCAGTTATATGATTCTTGGAATTTTCTTGGCTGGAGCTCAAAATTATCAAGGCAAACACATGGTACCTCTTCTGACCAG TATAAAGTTCTTCGAGGTGATCGCTGGAAGAAGATCAATTTCGAAGGACCTGGATTTCGACTAAATAAAAGAGATCGCTCTAGCTGTTTTATGGCAAGTCCTTGGGTTCAGCACTTGAGATCAGGATCTAAATCTCGTGTTTTAGCCTCATGTAGTCATCTTCAAGATAATGCTTCTTCTAAAG AGGTGTCGGATCAAAACTTCGTAGATGAAGAACAGGGCGAAAAGAGTAGCAGGGAATGCAGTTCCAAGAAGCTGAAAACGGTGGCTGTTGAAACTCCTTGCAATGATGAG GTTATTCTATAA
- the LOC108478775 gene encoding cold-regulated protein 27-like isoform X2 has protein sequence MTESTSTEWTDEKHSLYLKSMEASFVNQLYDSWNFLGWSSKLSRQTHGTSSDQYKVLRGDRWKKINFEGPGFRLNKRDRSSCFMASPWVQHLRSGSKSRVLASCSHLQDNASSKEVSDQNFVDEEQGEKSSRECSSKKLKTVAVETPCNDEVIL, from the exons ATGACTGAATCTACATCTACGGAATGGACAGATGAGAAGCACAGTTTATACCTTAAATCCATGGAAGCTTCGTTTGTTAACCAGTTATATGATTCTTGGAATTTTCTTGGCTGGAGCTCAAAATTATCAAGGCAAACACATGGTACCTCTTCTGACCAG TATAAAGTTCTTCGAGGTGATCGCTGGAAGAAGATCAATTTCGAAGGACCTGGATTTCGACTAAATAAAAGAGATCGCTCTAGCTGTTTTATGGCAAGTCCTTGGGTTCAGCACTTGAGATCAGGATCTAAATCTCGTGTTTTAGCCTCATGTAGTCATCTTCAAGATAATGCTTCTTCTAAAG AGGTGTCGGATCAAAACTTCGTAGATGAAGAACAGGGCGAAAAGAGTAGCAGGGAATGCAGTTCCAAGAAGCTGAAAACGGTGGCTGTTGAAACTCCTTGCAATGATGAG GTTATTCTATAA